One region of Citrus sinensis cultivar Valencia sweet orange chromosome 6, DVS_A1.0, whole genome shotgun sequence genomic DNA includes:
- the LOC102621795 gene encoding WAT1-related protein At5g07050-like: MTCDFVGTFMNLINFNLLGYLILLQPVTIRRYPAHLSLTAIVCFLGTLQSAAVTFVMEHKDSVWTIGWDMNLLAAAYAGIVSSGIAYYVQRLVMQKRGPVLVTAFSHLMMIIVAIMGSFLLAEKIYVGGVLGAVLIVIGLYAVLWGKYKEMVPEAVENIEMVLKLWRTWTHFGNN; encoded by the exons ATGACTTGTGATTTTGTAGGTACGttcatgaatttaattaactttaatttgttgggttatttaattttactacAGCCAGTGACAATAAGGAGGTACCCAGCTCACCTCTCACTCACAGCCATTGTGTGTTTTCTTGGAACTTTGCAATCCGCTGCTGTTACTTTTGTGATGGAACACAAAGATTCTGTTTGGACAATTGGTTGGGACATGAATCTTCTTGCAGCTGCTTATGCT GGTATTGTGTCATCAGGCATTGCTTACTATGTTCAACGGCTGGTGATGCAAAAAAGAGGGCCTGTCCTTGTAACCGCTTTCAGCCATCTGATGATGATCATTGTTGCAATTATGGGCTCTTTCCTTCTTGCTGAAAAGATATATGTTGGAGg TGTTCTTGGGGCAGTTCTGATAGTCATTGGACTCTACGCCGTGCTATGGGGCAAATACAAAGAAATGGTTCCTGAAGCTGTGGAGAACATAGAGATGGTCCTGAAGCTGTGGAGAACATGGACACACTTTGGCAATAATTGA
- the LOC107177570 gene encoding zinc finger BED domain-containing protein RICESLEEPER 2-like → MISADKVKSMGKKTYGFEQLEIAVGLKEVLCELVNADSNFKSMNLTKEDWQKATVAYEHIKALHDVACSLSESKCKTANAYFPKVCDIYMKLLQWESSEDDRVGKIALEAREIFVNRYWMKYELILVIAAVLDPRFKMDIVQLWYKEIYASAAHTHLEKINGEFNRVYNEYAKGSGKSRSGDASSSMSSKLLDAMGRPCTLSHGVFDDGIASPKSELDCYLNEPKFPRVEEFDILAWWRVNTPKFPTLARMARDFLAMPISPSAATAYACFSKEAKDIFDTGLDNDLITALVRLKVWL, encoded by the coding sequence ATGATTTCAGCTGATAAAGTTAAGTCCATGGGCAAGAAAACTTATGGCTTTGAACAGCTTGAGATTGCCGTGGGTCTTAAGGAAGTTCTTTGTGAGCTTGTGAATGCCGATTCTAATTTCAAGTCAATGAATTTAACAAAGGAAGACTGGCAGAAGGCGACTGTCGCATATGAGCATATAAAAGCCTTACACGATGTAGCGTGCAGTTTATCAGAGAGCAAATGTAAAACGGCAAATGCATATTTCCCAAAGGTATGTGacatatatatgaaattgctTCAATGGGAAAGCAGTGAAGATGATCGTGTCGGCAAGATAGCCTTGGAAGCAAGAGAAATATTTGTTAACAGATATTGGATGAAGTATGAATTAATCCTAGTAATTGCAGCTGTTCTTGATCCGCGGTTCAAAATGGATATTGTGCAACTTTGGTACAAAGAGATTTATGCTAGTGCTGCTCACACACATCTTGAGAAAATTAATGGCGAATTTAATCGTGTTTATAATGAATATGCCAAGGGCTCCGGAAAATCCAGATCTGGTGATGCGAGTTCTTCAATGTCatccaaattgttagacgctATGGGTAGACCGTGTACGTTGTCGCATGGCGTCTTTGATGACGGTATCGCTTCACCAAAATCAGAACTTGATTGCTATTTGAACGAGCCTAAATTTCCCAGGGTTGAAGAGTTTGACATACTGGCTTGGTGGCGTGTTAACACTCCAAAATTTCCAACGCTTGCAAGGATGGCTCGTGATTTTTTAGCAATGCCTATTTCTCCTAGTGCTGCTACTGCATATGCTTGCTTCAGTAAAGAAGCTAAGGATATTTTTGATACAGGCCTAGATAATGACCTTATAACTGCCTTGGTGCGTTTAAAAGTATGGTTGTAA
- the LOC102622077 gene encoding cytochrome P450 CYP94D108-like: protein MEMLFSVGQSFVFFSLLSLYLCLFFFMTSNKRPSVGFKHYPFVGALPGFLRNRHRFVDWSTEILKQCPNNTATFHRLGKIHGVITANPANVEHILKTNFENYPKGQRFVTLLEDFLGRGIFISEGELWKVQRKTSSYEFNTKSFRNFVMHDIRFETLSRLVPTLAKNGQLVDLQDILQRYTFDNICKLAFNFDPASLGGDGTAGSEFMRAFGDAATLSSGRFYYAFKRMWSIKKKFNIGSERKLKNSIEIVHEFVNNIIRSRLEEKSENVDEDLLSRFIGNSENSTEFLRDIVVSFIQAGRETTSSVLSWFFWLLASHPKVEQNILKELESIWARNGRNIGDTYSLDELRDMHYLHAAMSETLRLCASVPVDTKACQSDDMLPDGTYVGKKWFVMYHAYAMGRMESIWGQNCNEFLPERWLENGTYRPEHVFRFPAFHAGPRMCLGKDMAYILMKSIAASVIERFVIDVQDKDTCPEKVLSFTLSMKDGLHVRVKERRNPSFFFLSYPRGILGRALTVGSTFKPVPQLRLEVSARTGRHRFSQQMRLPCDSNWGANPVKPLKGTPLPVEPTLCWLDVTLL, encoded by the coding sequence ATGGAAATGCTCTTCTCTGTTGGTCAATCTTTCGTCTTCTTCTCCCTCCTCTCTCTTTATCTCTGCTTGTTCTTTTTCATGACTTCGAACAAAAGGCCTTCTGTCGGCTTTAAACATTACCCTTTCGTTGGAGCTTTGCCCGGATTCTTGAGAAACCGTCACCGATTCGTCGATTGGAGCACCGAAATCCTAAAACAATGCCCTAACAACACTGCCACCTTTCACCGTCTCGGCAAAATTCACGGCGTCATCACGGCAAACCCTGCAAACGTCGAACACATACTCAAAACCAACTTCGAGAACTACCCGAAAGGCCAACGCTTCGTTACCCTTCTCGAAGATTTTCTCGGCCGAGGAATCTTTATCTCCGAGGGCGAGTTATGGAAAGTACAGCGGAAAACCTCTAGCTATGAGTTCAACACAAAATCCTTCCGAAATTTCGTAATGCACGACATTAGGTTCGAGACTCTGTCGAGATTAGTTCCGACTCTTGCAAAGAATGGACAGCTGGTGGATTTGCAAGATATTTTACAGCGTTATAcatttgataatatttgtaaattgGCATTTAACTTTGACCCCGCTTCTCTCGGCGGCGACGGAACCGCAGGTTCAGAGTTTATGCGGGCATTTGGAGATGCAGCAACGCTTAGTTCCGGGAGATTCTACTACGCTTTCAAACGGATGTGGAGTATcaagaagaaatttaatatCGGGTCGGAACGAAAGCTTAAGAATTCGATTGAAATTGTCcatgaatttgtaaataacATTATACGTTCAAGACTGGaagaaaaatcagaaaatGTGGATGAAGATTTACTGTCCCGATTTATCGGAAACAGCGAGAACTCAACCGAATTCCTCCGCGATATCGTGGTTAGCTTCATTCAAGCAGGACGTGAAACTACATCTTCAGTTTTGAGTTGGTTTTTTTGGCTACTAGCATCCCATCCCAAGGTTgagcaaaatattttgaaggAGCTCGAATCGATTTGGGCCCGAAACGGGAGAAATATTGGCGATACTTATAGTCTCGACGAGCTACGAGACATGCATTATTTGCATGCGGCGATGTCCGAAACGTTGAGGTTATGCGCGTCAGTTCCGGTTGATACAAAAGCTTGCCAAAGCGACGATATGTTGCCGGATGGAACATATGTTGGAAAGAAATGGTTTGTTATGTATCATGCATATGCAATGGGGCGGATGGAGAGCATATGGGGACAGAATTGCAATGAGTTTTTGCCGGAAAGGTGGCTGGAAAATGGAACCTATCGGCCGGAGCACGTGTTTCGTTTTCCCGCTTTTCATGCCGGGCCGAGGATGTGTCTTGGTAAAGATATGGCTTATATTCTGATGAAATCAATAGCAGCCTCTGTGATCGAGAGGTTTGTGATTGACGTACAGGATAAGGACACGTGTCCAGAGAAGGTATTATCTTTCACTCTTTCAATGAAAGATGGGTTACATGTCAGAGTGAAAGAAAGACGTaacccttcttttttttttttgtcttatccACGAGGTATTTTGGGGAGGGCCCTAACTGTGGGAAGCACCTTTAAGCCTGTACCACAACTCAGACTAGAAGTCTCCGCTCGAACCGGGAGGCACAGATTCTCCCAACAAAtgcgacttccctgcgactcgaactggggagcaaacccagtcaagccacttaaggggactccattgccagtggagccaacactttgttggttaGACGTAACCCTTCTTTAA
- the LOC102626615 gene encoding cytochrome P450 CYP94D108-like, with the protein MEMLLSLQSFIFISLLSLYLYLCFFTSYKRPAVGFKHYPVVGSLPGYLRNRHRFLDWSTEILKHCPTGTAIFYRPGKIHGVITANPANVEHILKTNFENYPKGQRFVTLLEDFLGRGIFNSDGELWKVQRKTASYEFNTKSLRNFVMDSVRFETLSRLVPILTKASRTGLALDLQDILERYAFDNICKVAFNFDPGCLGGDGTAGSEFMRAFEDAATLSSGRFRYAFRHMWSVKKFFDIGSERKLKNSIAIVHEFANNIIRSRMEEKTENMEDDLLSRFIGNGKNSTEFLRDIVISFILAGRDTTSSALSWFFWLLASHPKVEQNILKELESIRARNGRSVGATYSFEELRDMHYLHAALSETLRLYPPVPVDSKACRNDDVLPDGTFVGKDWFVTYHAYAMGRMESIWGENCNEYLPERWLEDGIYRPENVFRFPVFHAGPRMCLGKDMAYIQMKSIAASVIERFVVDVQHKDTCPEKVLSLTLRIKDGLHVRVRERCPGAVD; encoded by the coding sequence ATGGAAATGCTCCTCTCTCTTcaatctttcattttcatctcCCTCCTCTCTCTTTACCTCTACTTGTGCTTTTTTACTTCATACAAAAGACCTGCTGTCGGCTTTAAACATTACCCTGTCGTCGGATCCTTGCCCGGATACTTGAGAAACCGCCACCGCTTCCTCGACTGGAGCACCGAAATCCTTAAACACTGCCCCACGGGCACGGCCATCTTTTACCGCCCCGGCAAAATTCACGGCGTCATCACGGCAAACCCTGCAAACGTCGAACACATACTCAAGACCAACTTCGAGAACTACCCAAAAGGTCAACGCTTCGTTACCCTTCTCGAAGATTTTCTCGGCCGAGGAATCTTTAACTCCGATGGCGAGTTATGGAAAGTACAGAGGAAAACGGCTAGCTACGAGTTCAACACAAAATCGCTCCGAAATTTCGTGATGGACAGCGTTAGGTTCGAGACTCTATCGAGGTTAGTTCCGATTCTCACAAAAGCGTCCAGGACCGGACTGGCGTTGGATTTACAAGATATTTTGGAACGTTATGCGTTTGATAATATTTGTAAAGTGGCATTTAACTTCGATCCCGGTTGTCTCGGCGGCGACGGAACTGCTGGTTCAGAGTTTATGCGGGCTTTTGAAGATGCTGCAACGCTTAGTTCGGGGAGATTCCGATACGCTTTCAGGCATATGTGGAGTGTCAAGAAGTTCTTTGACATCGGATCAGAGCGAAAGCTAAAGAATTCAATTGCAATAGTTCATGAATTTGCAAATAACATTATACGTTCAAGAATGGAAGAAAAAACGGAGAATATGGAAGACGATTTGCTGTCGCGGTTTATCGGAAACGGGAAGAACTCAACCGAATTTCTCCGAGATATCGTGATTAGCTTTATCCTGGCTGGACGTGACACTACTTCTTCGGCTTTGAGTTGGTTCTTTTGGCTATTAGCATCCCATCCCAAGGttgagcaaaatattttaaaggagCTTGAATCGATTCGGGCCCGAAATGGGAGAAGCGTTGGCGCTACCTACAGTTTCGAGGAGTTGCGAGACATGCATTATTTGCATGCAGCGCTATCGGAGACGTTGAGGCTGTACCCGCCGGTTCCGGTCGACTCGAAAGCTTGCCGGAACGACGATGTCTTGCCAGACGGTACATTTGTCGGAAAGGATTGGTTTGTTACTTATCATGCATATGCAATGGGGCGGATGGAGAGCATATGGGGAGAGAATTGCAATGAATATTTGCCGGAAAGGTGGCTGGAGGACGGAATTTATCGGCCGGAAAATGTGTTTCGGTTTCCGGTTTTTCACGCCGGGCCGAGGATGTGTCTTGGGAAAGATATGGCTTACATTCAGATGAAATCAATAGCAGCGTCTGTGATTGAGAGGTTTGTGGTTGACGTACAACACAAGGACACGTGTCCGGAGAAGGTATTATCTTTGACACTCAGAATTAAAGATGGATTGCACGTGAGAGTGAGGGAAAGATGTCCGGGTGCCGTGGATTGA